In one Desertibacillus haloalkaliphilus genomic region, the following are encoded:
- a CDS encoding restriction endonuclease: MENFFRSFYILVDILFTDPLILVFLITLILMVIIATVIGIIRDRLYHQRLLSSGILEVDKMNGRQFEEFLGAHFRDDGYHVKFTPKSRDYGADLIIKKRNEKIVVQAKRYKKNAVGIKAVQEVYAAKNYYNANHAWVITNNTFSSPAQKLAKKNGVKLIPRDQLIDLLNKKAS, translated from the coding sequence ATGGAAAATTTTTTTAGAAGTTTTTATATCTTGGTTGATATTCTTTTCACCGATCCTTTAATTCTAGTTTTTCTAATAACACTCATATTAATGGTTATAATTGCCACTGTTATAGGAATAATTCGAGATCGGTTGTATCACCAGAGGTTATTATCATCTGGCATTTTAGAAGTAGATAAGATGAACGGAAGACAGTTTGAAGAATTTTTAGGTGCTCACTTTAGGGATGATGGATATCATGTAAAGTTCACACCGAAATCTCGTGATTATGGTGCCGATCTCATTATTAAAAAAAGAAACGAGAAGATAGTTGTACAAGCCAAACGTTATAAGAAAAATGCTGTTGGTATTAAAGCTGTTCAAGAGGTTTATGCAGCGAAAAACTATTACAATGCTAATCATGCTTGGGTCATAACGAACAACACTTTTTCTTCACCAGCTCAAAAACTTGCAAAAAAGAATGGCGTAAAATTAATCCCTAGAGATCAGTTAATTGATCTTCTTAATAAAAAAGCTAGTTAA
- a CDS encoding helix-turn-helix transcriptional regulator yields the protein MKKNITMISDCLTTRTHFRNYFQKEFTVTSLSSKKIEDAEVSGDNHMDAFVIHDVQGSEKTTLLLHTIRQSHPNTFIYVLSQLMDNECVRTFIYEGADGFFTLDQSFSVFSRLKECIHQGYAYLDEHSLPFIWNECLQLIHGPKNPEWKREPLPLKNELFSKRETIILYLICNGLTNDEVAQTLFLSKHTVYTHVRNVIKKLNVPDRTAAIVMAIKNEWITLYSNKEELEQSVILHEQADVKMQP from the coding sequence ATGAAAAAGAATATTACGATGATTTCTGATTGCCTTACAACACGAACTCACTTCCGAAATTATTTTCAAAAAGAGTTTACAGTCACTAGCTTGTCGTCGAAAAAAATAGAAGATGCTGAGGTGTCGGGGGATAACCACATGGATGCTTTCGTGATTCATGATGTTCAAGGGAGCGAGAAGACCACTCTTCTCCTTCATACCATTCGTCAATCTCATCCAAATACATTCATCTATGTGCTATCACAATTGATGGATAACGAGTGTGTGAGGACGTTCATTTACGAAGGCGCTGATGGATTTTTCACGTTAGATCAAAGCTTTTCAGTCTTTAGTCGTCTGAAAGAATGTATCCATCAAGGATATGCTTATCTGGATGAGCATTCCTTGCCCTTCATCTGGAATGAATGTCTGCAATTGATACATGGACCAAAGAACCCTGAATGGAAGCGTGAGCCTTTGCCTCTAAAAAATGAGCTCTTTTCTAAACGAGAAACCATCATCCTATACCTCATATGCAATGGTTTAACCAATGATGAAGTCGCTCAAACTCTGTTCCTTAGCAAACATACCGTTTATACGCATGTTCGAAATGTAATCAAAAAACTCAATGTGCCTGATCGTACAGCAGCCATTGTCATGGCCATTAAAAACGAATGGATCACTCTTTATTCAAACAAGGAGGAATTAGAACAATCGGTCATCTTACATGAACAAGCGGACGTTAAAATGCAACCATAA
- a CDS encoding single-stranded DNA-binding protein gives MVDINRVTISGRLVADPELHYTESQVAICRFTVASDRDYQTKKGDRADFIPVLVWRAYGERCANNLEKGQEVIIDGKIRSRNGTDQQGDKRTFIELHAEQIKFGAKVK, from the coding sequence ATGGTAGACATTAACCGCGTAACCATATCGGGACGATTGGTCGCTGATCCCGAACTACATTATACCGAATCACAAGTCGCCATCTGTCGCTTCACAGTGGCTTCAGATCGAGACTATCAAACGAAGAAAGGGGATCGTGCTGATTTTATCCCCGTCCTTGTTTGGCGAGCATATGGGGAACGGTGCGCCAATAATTTAGAAAAGGGACAAGAAGTGATCATCGATGGGAAGATCCGGTCTAGAAATGGGACTGATCAACAAGGGGATAAAAGGACATTCATCGAGCTTCATGCGGAACAAATCAAGTTTGGAGCAAAAGTTAAATAA
- a CDS encoding aspartyl-phosphate phosphatase Spo0E family protein has protein sequence MNQSERLLEEIDMMREKLVNYGLNYGLGHEKTLEYSQYLDALLNEYMMN, from the coding sequence ATGAATCAAAGTGAGCGATTACTAGAAGAAATAGATATGATGAGAGAGAAGTTAGTGAACTACGGTTTGAACTATGGTTTAGGCCACGAAAAGACATTGGAATATAGCCAATACTTAGATGCACTTTTAAACGAGTACATGATGAACTAA
- a CDS encoding phosphoribosyltransferase, translating to MEKNVVLTRLTVFNESFQMYDGIKELFESLNSEGHNLIVISHDQQSIAIMQRFFQKNFQFDVRCEFRRFIRVIVDETNAKDYILVGSSNDDLVLAANKRMLIINPGWSVKQDEKPARYGITLNTPFQLLEAIRLIANQNKWYFKLEVPDATQVLALTSANTMNRDVEYTERQILDGFEGLLKAGDRKYFNTLYFHLISGVMKNPELRNVELWGTFPTSSGTVNEELEELKERCRYLTGRRMTEPLFIRHTKVEKSRNTSPDTRLNQGCKKHFDSVILNPYYNSSRIRGKVVCVLDDYLTNGISFESARNLLLQAGARKVILLALGRYRRGSQGVYQQEVYNLTGRINKPGYNYELVSRRNLVGTYDPEARDEVNRIYEILNG from the coding sequence TTGGAAAAAAATGTTGTGTTAACTAGACTTACTGTTTTTAATGAAAGTTTCCAGATGTATGACGGTATTAAGGAGCTCTTTGAATCATTAAATAGTGAAGGTCATAATTTAATTGTAATTTCTCATGATCAACAAAGTATTGCAATTATGCAAAGATTCTTCCAAAAAAATTTTCAATTTGATGTTCGTTGCGAGTTTCGTAGATTTATTCGTGTAATTGTTGATGAAACAAATGCAAAAGATTATATCTTAGTTGGGAGCAGTAATGATGACTTAGTGCTAGCTGCCAACAAGAGAATGTTAATCATTAATCCTGGGTGGAGTGTAAAGCAAGATGAGAAACCGGCACGATACGGTATAACACTTAATACACCATTCCAGTTACTCGAAGCAATTAGACTGATTGCAAACCAAAATAAGTGGTACTTCAAGTTAGAAGTTCCTGATGCAACTCAAGTTTTGGCATTAACTTCCGCGAATACGATGAATAGGGATGTAGAATATACAGAGCGTCAAATCTTAGACGGTTTTGAAGGATTATTAAAAGCTGGAGATCGAAAGTATTTCAATACTCTGTACTTTCATTTGATTTCTGGCGTTATGAAAAATCCAGAGTTGCGAAATGTTGAGTTATGGGGGACTTTCCCAACATCCAGTGGTACAGTAAATGAGGAGCTAGAAGAATTAAAAGAAAGATGTCGTTATTTAACAGGAAGAAGAATGACTGAGCCTTTATTTATTAGACATACAAAAGTAGAAAAAAGTCGCAATACATCCCCAGATACCCGTTTGAATCAAGGGTGTAAAAAACACTTTGACTCGGTAATTCTGAATCCATACTACAACTCAAGTAGAATTCGAGGTAAAGTAGTTTGTGTTCTGGATGATTATCTGACCAATGGTATATCATTTGAATCAGCAAGAAACTTATTGCTTCAAGCAGGTGCAAGAAAAGTGATCTTATTGGCGTTAGGCCGATATAGAAGAGGGTCTCAAGGAGTATATCAACAAGAAGTTTATAACTTAACGGGTAGGATTAATAAACCGGGATATAATTATGAACTTGTTTCTAGAAGAAATTTAGTAGGTACATATGACCCTGAAGCAAGAGATGAGGTAAATCGTATTTATGAAATTCTAAATGGATAA